One stretch of Sardina pilchardus chromosome 17, fSarPil1.1, whole genome shotgun sequence DNA includes these proteins:
- the LOC134062577 gene encoding cytochrome c oxidase assembly factor 6 homolog: MSAAALTKEERRVCWAARDDLWKCLDITKDNAETCKKYQEEFEKQCPMAWVKYFTKRRDFLKYKDKLEKGGFDKPADGAPNP; the protein is encoded by the exons ATGTCCGCGGCGGCTCTAACGAAGGAGGAGAGACGAGTATGTTGGGCGGCACGAGATGATCTCTGGAAGTGTCTGGACATCACTAAGGACAACGCAGAGACGTGCAAAAAGTACCAGGAAGAGTTTGAGAAACAGTGTCCAATGGCATGG GTGAAATACTTCACTAAAAGGCGGGACTTCCTGAAGTACAAGGATAAGCTTGAGAAAGGAGGGTTTGATAAGCCTGCAGATGGAGCACCCAATCCATAG